The proteins below come from a single Mya arenaria isolate MELC-2E11 chromosome 8, ASM2691426v1 genomic window:
- the LOC128244850 gene encoding uncharacterized protein LOC128244850, with protein sequence MANMDEFEKDFAGEWKWESEENVDELCKHMELCEEDKKMMTSMHPSMIIKRCGDSYDLTYKDANFSFSSTVTFGVPYEAKAPNDPPFFHNIITSTFENGVLHDVSVSKLTGEKKRDFELESKNVDGKLVVHEWKKGDPSVKARRTYVRV encoded by the exons ATGGCTAACATGGACGAATTTGAGAAGGACTTCGCCGGAGAATGGAAATGGGAGAGCGAAGAAAACGTGGATGAATTATGCAAACACATGG AACTCTGCGAAGAGGACAAGAAGATGATGACAAGCATGCATCCGTCCATGATCATCAAGCGTTGCGGAGACTCGTATGACTTGACGTACAAAGACGCCAACTTCAGCTTCTCCAGTACCGTCACTTTTGGCGTCCCCTACGAGGCTAAGGCTCCCAACGACCCTCCTTTCTTCCACAACATC ATCACCAGCACGTTCGAGAACGGTGTCTTGCACGATGTAAGTGTCAGCAAGCTGACCGGTGAGAAAAAGCGAGACTTCGAGTTAGAGTCGAAGAACGTCGATGGGAAACTTGTAGTG CATGAGTGGAAGAAAGGGGACCCCAGTGTGAAGGCCAGACGGACGTACGTCAGAGTCTAA